A genomic region of Sulfobacillus acidophilus DSM 10332 contains the following coding sequences:
- a CDS encoding Mannose-1-phosphate guanylyltransferase (PFAM: Nucleotidyl transferase; Mannose-6-phosphate isomerase~TIGRFAM: mannose-1-phosphate guanylyltransferase/mannose-6-phosphate isomerase~COGs: COG0836 Mannose-1-phosphate guanylyltransferase~InterPro IPR005835:IPR001538~KEGG: rmr:Rmar_0883 mannose-1-phosphate guanylyltransferase (GDP)~PFAM: Nucleotidyl transferase; Mannose-6-phosphate isomerase, type II, C-terminal~PRIAM: Mannose-1-phosphate guanylyltransferase~SPTR: Mannose-1-phosphate guanylyltransferase (GDP)): MARWLVILAGGRGERFWPLSRQMHPKQFLTLTGNRSMIRTTRDRVQGIVDDAHTWVVTGVDYVEKVQQHLPAIPVDHILGEPVGRNTAPSIAWAAMAIYRQDPFGSILVLPSDHVIQNEPEFRRLAKRALDAAEQYGGLYTFGILPTHPETGYGYIERDGRAFGEPDILSVVRFVEKPPRAVAEEMLATGRFFWNSGMFAFRAGDFLSAVEMFLPELWQGVQALTENPRQVDTIFPELPEISVDHGIMEKARNVYVLPADIGWDDVGTFAALARLLPRTPDRNAAHGQAVFVESENVTAISDGPVVSFIGVRDLYVIATHDAVLILSPDRSQDVRKVVQALKEEGNHDHIL; encoded by the coding sequence ATGGCGCGCTGGTTAGTCATTTTGGCCGGGGGCCGGGGCGAGCGGTTTTGGCCTCTCTCTCGTCAAATGCATCCCAAACAATTTCTGACGCTCACCGGGAATCGCAGCATGATCCGCACCACGCGGGACCGGGTGCAGGGGATCGTGGACGATGCGCATACCTGGGTGGTTACCGGGGTCGACTATGTAGAAAAAGTGCAACAACATCTGCCGGCCATCCCGGTCGATCACATTCTGGGCGAGCCGGTTGGGCGTAATACCGCGCCCTCTATCGCCTGGGCGGCGATGGCCATTTATCGGCAAGACCCGTTCGGCAGTATCTTGGTTTTACCGTCCGATCATGTGATCCAAAACGAGCCGGAGTTTCGGCGACTGGCCAAGCGAGCCTTGGATGCGGCAGAACAGTACGGCGGGCTTTATACGTTTGGAATTTTACCGACGCATCCGGAAACCGGATACGGCTATATCGAACGGGACGGGCGCGCGTTCGGTGAACCCGATATTTTGTCGGTGGTGCGATTTGTAGAAAAGCCGCCGCGTGCGGTGGCCGAAGAAATGCTGGCCACCGGGCGGTTTTTCTGGAATTCCGGGATGTTTGCGTTCCGAGCGGGGGATTTTTTGTCCGCGGTGGAAATGTTTTTGCCGGAGTTATGGCAGGGCGTTCAGGCGTTAACCGAAAATCCCCGCCAGGTGGACACCATCTTTCCCGAGCTGCCGGAAATCTCGGTGGATCACGGCATCATGGAAAAGGCCCGGAATGTCTATGTGTTGCCGGCCGATATCGGCTGGGACGATGTAGGGACGTTTGCGGCCTTAGCCCGTTTGTTGCCGCGTACCCCTGACCGAAATGCCGCCCATGGTCAGGCCGTGTTTGTGGAATCGGAAAACGTGACGGCCATTAGCGACGGGCCGGTGGTATCCTTCATCGGGGTACGTGATCTCTATGTCATCGCCACGCATGACGCCGTACTCATTTTATCCCCTGACCGCAGTCAGGACGTGCGGAAAGTGGTCCAAGCCCTGAAGGAGGAGGGGAACCATGATCACATCCTCTAA
- a CDS encoding alanine-glyoxylate aminotransferase apoenzyme (PFAM: Aminotransferase class-V~COGs: COG0075 Serine-pyruvate aminotransferase/ aspartate aminotransferase~InterPro IPR000192~KEGG: afw:Anae109_2957 aminotransferase class V~PFAM: Aminotransferase, class V/Cysteine desulfurase~PRIAM: Serine--pyruvate transaminase~SPTR: Aminotransferase class V) yields MAQNLAIPSRLCLAPGPSPVPFRVRQAMANPVIGHLDPAFLAIVDAVQQDLRDVFGTANRVTLPVSGTGSAGMEMSLTNFVEPGDTVVVIRQGVFGQRMAEAAEKLGAQVVAVDIPWGQICSLEELSRVLAAHPQVRLVAVVMAETSTGVYQPLDGWAERIHAAGALFLVDTVTALGGIPVEVDRQGFDIVFSGTQKCLSAPPGLAPFTVNERALERLSRRQHPVPSWYLDLLQIREYWGNARLYHHTAPISMIYGLKEALTIIQEEGLTARYRRHRQVAESLWAGLEAMGLELMVPRTHRLTTVTTVKIPDGIEDRVVRQRLLNEAGIEIAGGLGQWAGKIWRIGVMGEGADISHMMRLLVELRRILHDLGMPLPSGVEALEAQYVAWERESSEWRAG; encoded by the coding sequence TTGGCTCAAAACCTAGCGATTCCGTCCCGCCTGTGCTTGGCGCCCGGACCGTCCCCGGTTCCCTTTCGGGTCCGGCAGGCCATGGCGAATCCGGTTATCGGACATTTAGACCCGGCTTTTTTAGCGATAGTGGATGCGGTGCAACAAGATCTGCGTGATGTTTTCGGTACGGCAAACCGTGTCACGTTACCGGTGTCGGGAACCGGCAGCGCCGGAATGGAAATGAGTTTAACGAACTTTGTGGAACCCGGCGATACGGTGGTTGTCATTCGTCAAGGGGTCTTTGGGCAACGCATGGCCGAAGCGGCCGAAAAGCTGGGAGCACAGGTTGTGGCGGTGGACATCCCCTGGGGTCAGATTTGCTCGCTGGAGGAGTTGAGCCGGGTTCTCGCGGCCCATCCCCAGGTGCGGTTGGTGGCCGTGGTCATGGCAGAGACGTCGACCGGGGTCTACCAGCCGTTGGACGGATGGGCGGAACGGATTCATGCGGCGGGGGCCCTGTTTTTAGTGGATACGGTGACCGCGCTGGGAGGGATTCCGGTCGAGGTGGATCGCCAAGGGTTCGATATTGTGTTTTCCGGAACCCAGAAGTGTTTGTCGGCTCCACCGGGCTTAGCGCCGTTTACGGTGAACGAGCGGGCCTTGGAGCGGTTAAGCCGGCGGCAACACCCGGTACCCAGCTGGTATCTGGATCTCTTGCAGATTCGGGAGTATTGGGGCAATGCCCGCCTCTACCATCATACCGCGCCGATTTCCATGATTTACGGGTTAAAAGAAGCCTTAACCATCATTCAAGAAGAGGGGCTTACGGCGCGTTATCGGCGCCATCGACAGGTGGCGGAAAGTCTCTGGGCGGGATTAGAAGCGATGGGACTCGAACTCATGGTACCGCGGACCCATCGTCTAACCACCGTGACGACGGTGAAAATCCCGGACGGGATTGAGGATCGGGTGGTGCGTCAACGCTTATTGAATGAAGCGGGCATCGAAATCGCGGGCGGTCTCGGGCAGTGGGCCGGAAAAATTTGGCGCATCGGGGTCATGGGCGAAGGCGCCGATATTTCGCATATGATGAGATTATTGGTGGAATTACGGCGGATATTGCATGACCTGGGTATGCCGTTGCCCTCGGGGGTCGAAGCCTTGGAAGCACAATATGTGGCGTGGGAACGGGAGTCTAGCGAATGGCGCGCTGGTTAG
- a CDS encoding protein serine/threonine phosphatase (PFAM: Stage II sporulation protein E (SpoIIE)~COGs: COG2208 Serine phosphatase RsbU regulator of sigma subunit~InterPro IPR010822:IPR001932~KEGG: sth:STH3200 stage II sporulation protein E~PFAM: Sporulation stage II, protein E C-terminal~PRIAM: Phosphoprotein phosphatase~SMART: Protein phosphatase 2C-related~SPTR: Stage II sporulation protein E), which yields MAGSIVSPVSPSKGRTAVKWPEVLGIAAVGLVLGLAELYRHAAPFLPIFALLVFERRRRWFLSLISGGILGLIVAGHWPSAVALAFWTLLVPLPWRYPAWRFLRWVLAFIGASALYGAFRVTNPYQLAVVLFLSAAATVLYGLLHRELDWLRERAGSPTTMVLALTSLGCFLAGLAHFGWGDLNPALLLGGILIQAAAWMEGPAGGTVAGATLGITLALQGGSAAPGIGIFVSGGFVAGWLATRYWRWAGPGLLAGVLIYAVFIRMPGQLTTFWVSLTVAALGMQLVPGRWMEIGREWLGAWTQPEGRLNLADRLAKMADVMQEMARAFRIDEDFQAKDSQMVQAVMDDVCRKCSLYRVCWQDEFYRSYRGLLDLVAQAEARPVTVADFKGEWGHRCIRPDRIAEATNVIWDQYKERRIYALRIKESRALAQQQLAGLAELVHQLSQEVQAPLPKRRPHRSVLHYEAGIAKRPRRGGAISGDSDMLVELSSREVVFGLSDGMGVGPRAAWESGTAIALLEQLLRAGFSPVVAVHAVNTTLLLRSVEDHFATLDLVRLDRATRQLELIKVAAAPTFLRRAGQVEKIQSKSLPVGIVEDVTFEPLMLSAEPGDLWVLVTDGVFAQNQAQEEARLMQFLAALPDGPAPVMAETILSFMLGGAEDGRDDASVLVIRLLGGRPLSVATSGETDMVREWRRVTPVKGSPSRAG from the coding sequence GTGGCGGGAAGTATTGTAAGCCCCGTATCCCCATCTAAGGGCCGTACAGCCGTTAAATGGCCGGAAGTTTTGGGAATCGCGGCGGTGGGCTTGGTTTTGGGCCTGGCGGAACTCTACCGTCATGCCGCCCCTTTTCTCCCTATTTTTGCGCTTTTGGTATTCGAGCGACGCCGCCGGTGGTTTCTTTCGCTGATTAGTGGAGGGATCCTCGGATTGATTGTGGCCGGCCATTGGCCGAGTGCCGTTGCCTTGGCCTTTTGGACGTTATTGGTGCCGTTACCGTGGCGATACCCGGCCTGGCGGTTTTTACGCTGGGTCTTGGCGTTTATCGGAGCCAGTGCGTTATACGGGGCATTTCGGGTAACCAACCCCTACCAACTGGCGGTGGTCTTATTCTTAAGTGCGGCGGCAACGGTGTTATACGGTCTTTTACACCGAGAGCTCGACTGGCTTAGGGAGCGGGCCGGCAGCCCTACCACCATGGTTTTGGCACTGACCAGCCTCGGGTGTTTTTTGGCCGGTCTGGCCCACTTCGGCTGGGGCGATCTGAATCCGGCGCTGTTGTTGGGCGGGATTTTGATTCAGGCGGCGGCATGGATGGAAGGCCCGGCGGGAGGAACCGTAGCCGGTGCGACATTGGGCATTACCCTGGCTTTGCAAGGCGGATCGGCGGCGCCCGGGATTGGGATTTTCGTTTCCGGCGGGTTTGTGGCGGGGTGGTTGGCTACCCGCTATTGGCGATGGGCCGGACCCGGCTTACTGGCGGGGGTCTTAATCTACGCCGTTTTTATTCGGATGCCGGGGCAATTGACGACGTTTTGGGTGTCCTTGACGGTGGCCGCCCTGGGGATGCAACTGGTACCGGGACGATGGATGGAGATTGGTCGGGAATGGCTGGGGGCCTGGACCCAACCGGAGGGACGGCTGAATCTGGCCGATCGGTTGGCCAAAATGGCCGACGTGATGCAGGAAATGGCTCGGGCCTTCCGGATTGACGAGGATTTTCAGGCGAAAGACAGCCAGATGGTTCAAGCGGTCATGGATGACGTGTGCCGGAAGTGTTCGCTGTATCGGGTTTGTTGGCAGGACGAATTTTATCGGTCTTATCGCGGATTACTGGATTTGGTGGCCCAAGCGGAGGCGCGGCCGGTGACGGTCGCCGATTTCAAAGGCGAATGGGGGCATCGTTGTATTCGGCCGGACCGCATTGCCGAAGCGACCAATGTGATTTGGGATCAATATAAAGAACGCCGGATCTACGCTTTGCGGATTAAAGAGAGTCGGGCTTTGGCCCAACAACAGTTGGCCGGATTGGCCGAACTGGTTCACCAGCTTAGCCAGGAAGTGCAAGCACCCTTACCGAAGCGGCGTCCCCATCGTTCCGTATTGCATTATGAAGCCGGTATCGCGAAGCGTCCGCGCCGAGGGGGAGCGATAAGCGGGGATAGCGACATGCTGGTGGAACTCTCGTCACGCGAGGTGGTCTTTGGATTGTCGGACGGGATGGGCGTCGGGCCACGGGCGGCCTGGGAGAGCGGCACGGCCATTGCCTTATTGGAACAGTTGCTCCGCGCCGGGTTTTCGCCGGTGGTGGCGGTCCATGCCGTGAACACCACGTTGTTGTTGCGATCGGTGGAAGATCATTTTGCCACGTTAGATTTGGTCCGCCTTGACCGCGCGACCCGGCAACTCGAATTGATTAAGGTGGCGGCGGCCCCAACCTTTTTACGACGGGCCGGGCAGGTCGAAAAAATTCAGAGCAAAAGCCTTCCGGTAGGCATTGTGGAAGACGTGACGTTTGAGCCCCTGATGCTGTCGGCCGAACCGGGAGACCTATGGGTATTGGTTACGGACGGAGTCTTCGCGCAAAACCAGGCCCAAGAGGAAGCTCGGCTGATGCAATTTCTGGCCGCATTGCCCGACGGTCCGGCACCGGTGATGGCGGAGACCATTCTCAGTTTTATGCTGGGAGGAGCCGAAGACGGCCGGGACGACGCGTCCGTGCTGGTGATTCGGTTGTTGGGGGGCCGTCCTCTCAGTGTGGCCACCTCCGGCGAGACGGACATGGTGCGAGAATGGCGACGCGTCACCCCCGTCAAAGGATCGCCGTCGCGGGCAGGATAG
- a CDS encoding UDP-glucose pyrophosphorylase (PFAM: Nucleotidyl transferase~TIGRFAM: UTP-glucose-1-phosphate uridylyltransferase~COGs: COG1210 UDP-glucose pyrophosphorylase~InterPro IPR005835:IPR005771~KEGG: chy:CHY_2582 UTP-glucose-1-phosphate uridylyltransferase~PFAM: Nucleotidyl transferase~PRIAM: UTP--glucose-1-phosphate uridylyltransferase~SPTR: UTP-glucose-1-phosphate uridylyltransferase;~TIGRFAM: UTP--glucose-1-phosphate uridylyltransferase, bacterial/archaeal type) — MITSSNRNSQAVHKAVIPAAGLGTRFLPATKAQPKEMLPIIDTPTIQLVVEEAVASGIDDFLVVIGRDKGSIEDHFDRAPELEEFLRTRGKDDLLDIVQAVSRLANLHFIRQKVPMGLGHAVLQARRHVGQDPFAVLLGDDVMVGQPPVLSQLIARWQPGVSVVAVERVSREEASRYGVVFGQWDAQGVFRVNRLVEKPAPADVPPEPLAIMGRYVLEPDIFQALAEVTPGQGGEVQLTDALDLLARERQLIAVPYQGKRYDVGEKLGFVKATIEAALDRADLRDALIPYLKELLARVTMPSL, encoded by the coding sequence ATGATCACATCCTCTAATCGGAATAGTCAAGCGGTGCATAAGGCTGTCATACCGGCCGCCGGTCTCGGCACCCGATTTTTGCCGGCTACGAAGGCCCAGCCGAAAGAAATGTTGCCCATTATCGATACCCCGACGATTCAACTTGTCGTGGAAGAGGCGGTTGCCTCCGGGATTGACGACTTTTTAGTGGTGATTGGGCGAGATAAAGGGTCCATCGAGGACCATTTCGATCGGGCTCCTGAACTGGAGGAATTTTTACGTACCCGGGGTAAGGACGATTTGTTGGATATTGTGCAAGCCGTGAGCCGATTGGCCAATTTGCATTTTATTCGGCAAAAAGTTCCGATGGGGCTCGGTCATGCCGTTTTACAGGCCCGGCGGCACGTGGGGCAAGACCCCTTTGCCGTGCTGTTGGGGGACGACGTGATGGTCGGTCAGCCGCCCGTGTTGTCTCAATTAATCGCGCGTTGGCAGCCGGGGGTCTCGGTCGTCGCCGTGGAACGGGTATCCCGGGAGGAGGCGAGCCGCTATGGCGTGGTCTTCGGGCAATGGGATGCCCAAGGGGTCTTTCGGGTAAACCGGTTGGTGGAAAAGCCCGCCCCGGCGGACGTACCGCCGGAGCCCTTGGCCATTATGGGACGGTATGTGCTTGAGCCCGACATTTTTCAGGCGTTGGCGGAGGTGACCCCAGGCCAGGGCGGTGAGGTGCAGTTAACCGACGCCTTGGATTTGCTGGCCCGGGAACGTCAGTTGATTGCGGTGCCCTATCAGGGTAAACGCTATGACGTCGGGGAAAAGTTGGGTTTCGTCAAGGCGACCATCGAAGCGGCTTTGGATCGCGCCGATTTGCGGGACGCTTTGATCCCCTATTTGAAAGAGCTCTTGGCCCGCGTGACCATGCCCTCGCTGTAA
- a CDS encoding ATP-dependent metalloprotease FtsH (PFAM: Peptidase family M41; ATPase family associated with various cellular activities (AAA)~TIGRFAM: ATP-dependent metalloprotease FtsH~COGs: COG0465 ATP-dependent Zn protease~InterProIPR011546:IPR003959:IPR000642:IPR005936:IPR 003593~KEGG: adg:Adeg_2059 ATP-dependent metalloprotease FtsH~PFAM: Peptidase M41; ATPase, AAA-type, core; Peptidase M41, FtsH extracellular~PRIAM: Microtubule-severing ATPase~SMART: ATPase, AAA+ type, core~SPTR: ATP-dependent zinc metalloprotease FtsH;~TIGRFAM: Peptidase M41, FtsH), with protein MANRWVRGVLTVIFALLLISTLWELTSSPGTQVVTEPYSRLLTMAKAGQIARADLNPATDVVTAVTTTGKRFQTTYATEGTAYVANTLTADHVTVTIERPATTSFWLSLVSNLLPVFIIVFMFYFFFTQTQGGGGRVMQFGKSRARLHNPDERRRVTFDDVAGVEEEKQELAEVVDFLRYPKKYLELGAKIPKGILLSGAPGTGKTLLARAVAGEAGVPFFSDSGSDFVEMFVGVGASRVRDLFDQAKKNAPCIIFIDEIDAVGRMRGAGYGGGHDEREQTLNQLLVEMDGFGPNEGIIVIAATNRPDVLDPALLRPGRFDRQIVVHRPDVRGRLEILKVHTRGKPLDADVDLETIARRTPGYTGADLANLCNEAALLAARAHERTIHMAHFEEAAERVMAGPQKKSRVVSEKEKRAVAFHESGHTLVGMLVPHGDPVHKVTIVPRGMAMGYTLPLPEEDRYLVTKSQILDQVAMALGGRAAEELVFGEISTGAQNDLEKSTAMVKQMITEYGMSEELGPMTYGQRQDQIFLGRDFARARDYSEEVAAAIDREVRDIITQQYERAKHILTTHRATLNRLALALIEKETILADELLQIVQGQEVVV; from the coding sequence ATGGCCAATCGGTGGGTTCGTGGCGTATTGACGGTCATTTTTGCCTTGTTGTTGATATCAACGTTGTGGGAGCTCACCAGCAGTCCGGGCACCCAAGTGGTGACCGAGCCGTATTCGCGTCTTTTAACAATGGCCAAAGCCGGGCAAATAGCCCGAGCCGACTTGAATCCGGCCACCGATGTCGTGACCGCGGTCACCACCACCGGCAAACGCTTTCAGACCACCTATGCGACGGAGGGTACGGCATATGTTGCCAACACGCTGACGGCGGATCATGTCACCGTAACGATCGAGCGGCCGGCCACGACCTCCTTCTGGCTCAGTTTAGTGTCGAATTTGCTCCCGGTATTTATTATTGTCTTCATGTTTTACTTCTTCTTTACCCAAACCCAAGGCGGCGGCGGTCGGGTCATGCAATTCGGCAAGTCGCGGGCGCGCTTACATAACCCGGACGAGCGCCGACGGGTGACGTTTGACGATGTGGCAGGAGTGGAAGAGGAAAAGCAGGAATTAGCCGAGGTTGTGGATTTTCTTCGCTATCCGAAAAAGTACCTGGAACTGGGTGCGAAAATCCCGAAGGGGATTTTGCTGTCAGGTGCGCCGGGAACCGGGAAAACCTTGTTGGCGCGGGCTGTCGCGGGCGAGGCCGGGGTGCCGTTTTTCTCCGATAGCGGTTCCGACTTTGTGGAAATGTTTGTGGGGGTAGGGGCCTCCCGGGTTCGCGATTTATTTGACCAGGCCAAGAAGAATGCCCCGTGTATCATCTTTATCGACGAAATCGACGCGGTGGGCCGTATGCGTGGCGCCGGGTATGGCGGCGGACACGACGAGCGCGAACAAACGTTAAACCAACTGCTGGTCGAGATGGACGGTTTTGGCCCGAACGAAGGTATTATCGTGATTGCGGCAACCAACCGTCCGGACGTGCTGGATCCCGCCTTGTTGCGGCCGGGACGGTTTGATCGGCAAATCGTGGTCCATCGCCCGGATGTTCGGGGCCGCCTGGAAATTCTCAAGGTGCATACGCGGGGGAAGCCCTTGGACGCGGATGTGGATCTCGAAACGATTGCTCGCCGGACACCCGGGTACACCGGAGCCGACTTGGCCAATTTATGTAACGAAGCTGCTCTATTGGCGGCGCGGGCTCACGAGCGGACCATCCATATGGCGCACTTCGAAGAAGCGGCGGAACGGGTGATGGCGGGACCGCAGAAGAAGTCGCGGGTGGTGTCCGAAAAAGAAAAACGGGCGGTGGCCTTTCATGAGTCGGGCCATACCTTGGTCGGGATGTTGGTGCCCCATGGGGATCCGGTGCACAAAGTCACCATCGTGCCGCGGGGGATGGCCATGGGGTATACGTTGCCGTTACCGGAAGAAGATCGGTATTTGGTGACGAAATCGCAAATCTTAGATCAAGTGGCGATGGCTCTCGGCGGCCGCGCGGCGGAAGAATTGGTTTTCGGGGAAATTTCCACCGGGGCCCAGAACGACCTGGAAAAGTCGACCGCGATGGTCAAACAAATGATTACCGAATATGGCATGTCGGAAGAATTGGGGCCGATGACCTACGGCCAGCGGCAGGATCAAATTTTCCTCGGGCGGGATTTTGCCCGGGCGCGCGATTATAGCGAAGAGGTGGCCGCCGCGATTGATCGGGAAGTGCGGGACATCATCACCCAACAATATGAACGGGCTAAGCATATTTTGACGACGCACCGGGCGACCTTGAATCGACTGGCCTTGGCGCTCATCGAAAAAGAGACGATTTTGGCCGATGAGCTTCTGCAAATTGTGCAAGGACAGGAAGTCGTGGTCTAA
- a CDS encoding tRNA(Ile)-lysidine synthase (PFAM: TilS substrate C-terminal domain; PP-loop family~TIGRFAM: tRNA(Ile)-lysidine synthetase, C-terminal domain; tRNA(Ile)-lysidine synthetase, N-terminal domain~COGs: COG0037 ATPase of the PP-loop superfamily protein implicated in cell cycle control~HAMAP: tRNA(Ile)-lysidine synthase~InterPro IPR011063:IPR012795:IPR012796~KEGG: mta:Moth_0104 tRNA(Ile)-lysidine synthetase-like~PFAM: PP-loop~SPTR: tRNA(Ile)-lysidine synthase;~TIGRFAM: Lysidine-tRNA(Ile) synthetase, N-terminal; Lysidine-tRNA(Ile) synthetase, C-terminal), whose amino-acid sequence MATRHPRQRIAVAGRIGFSRKIGYTLSMKYHPLERRFIMTARALWAQHTPLVVGLSGGADSLALTRLLHRTAEEWPVSLHLVHINHQLRSESASEAAWLVQWVEEHLGLPVTVIAVDVIPFPGESLEMAARRVRYQALWRAVDDVGPDARLLTAHQQDDQVETILMRILTGTGIRGLSGIAPVRGRLIRPLLGFSRASLEAYLADNGWTWLEDASNRDPRIMRNRIRHEVLPYLRRAINPRVDRALLRLADDAAVVEDLLQGPWDTLRETDRLRLPPGWSTWPEAVVARVMLKWAEQMGIRLTYEHIRQAVSGDTDWPSGYQVRHEPDGSLTVAAGPPIAIRSPAPLVVTAGQWPWGPGTLTIQSAVFQGPEPGWTDIPRTPTVPLECRTWRPGDRMRPLGLGGHQKKLQDLFIDAKIPRSARSWWPLVGPPDQPWIWAVVGIRVSEEARVQPGQPVWRLRFQVPQRLETPMV is encoded by the coding sequence ATGGCGACGCGTCACCCCCGTCAAAGGATCGCCGTCGCGGGCAGGATAGGATTTTCCCGAAAAATCGGCTACACTCTCAGCATGAAATATCACCCCTTGGAACGTCGCTTTATCATGACGGCGCGCGCGCTTTGGGCCCAGCACACCCCTTTGGTGGTCGGGTTGAGCGGGGGGGCGGATTCCCTGGCGTTGACCCGCTTATTACATCGGACAGCCGAGGAGTGGCCGGTGTCTTTACACCTGGTCCACATTAATCATCAGCTACGGTCGGAATCTGCCTCCGAGGCCGCCTGGCTCGTCCAATGGGTAGAGGAGCATCTAGGCTTACCGGTCACGGTGATTGCGGTTGACGTTATCCCCTTCCCAGGCGAAAGCCTCGAGATGGCGGCACGCCGTGTACGGTACCAAGCCCTTTGGCGGGCGGTCGACGATGTCGGCCCCGATGCCCGACTCTTAACCGCCCATCAGCAAGATGACCAAGTCGAAACCATTTTGATGCGGATTTTAACCGGAACCGGAATTCGGGGGCTTTCGGGCATCGCCCCGGTGCGAGGCCGCTTGATCCGTCCGCTCTTAGGATTTAGTCGGGCGTCCTTAGAGGCGTATTTGGCGGACAATGGGTGGACGTGGCTGGAGGATGCCTCCAATCGGGATCCCCGGATCATGCGCAATCGGATCCGGCATGAGGTGCTGCCCTACTTACGGCGCGCGATTAATCCCCGGGTCGATCGGGCACTCTTGCGGCTGGCGGACGATGCGGCGGTCGTGGAAGATCTGCTCCAAGGCCCGTGGGACACTCTCCGGGAGACGGATCGTCTGCGGTTGCCGCCGGGATGGAGCACCTGGCCCGAGGCGGTGGTCGCCCGGGTGATGCTGAAATGGGCCGAACAGATGGGTATCCGGCTGACTTACGAACACATTCGCCAAGCCGTTTCGGGCGACACCGATTGGCCCTCGGGGTATCAGGTACGTCATGAGCCCGACGGATCGCTGACCGTGGCCGCCGGCCCGCCGATCGCTATTCGTTCGCCCGCGCCCCTGGTCGTTACGGCCGGCCAATGGCCCTGGGGGCCGGGCACCTTGACGATTCAGTCGGCCGTGTTTCAAGGGCCGGAACCGGGTTGGACCGATATCCCCCGGACGCCGACGGTTCCGTTGGAGTGCCGGACGTGGCGACCCGGCGATCGGATGCGGCCGCTGGGATTGGGCGGTCACCAAAAAAAACTGCAGGACCTCTTTATCGATGCCAAAATTCCTCGCTCCGCCCGATCCTGGTGGCCACTGGTCGGCCCCCCCGACCAACCCTGGATTTGGGCCGTAGTCGGAATTCGGGTAAGTGAAGAGGCACGCGTGCAACCGGGTCAACCGGTATGGCGGCTCCGGTTTCAGGTGCCCCAACGGCTGGAGACCCCTATGGTATAA